A portion of the Hymenobacter gelipurpurascens genome contains these proteins:
- a CDS encoding TolC family protein: MLKRRIYQGLSAALLTLAVAGCKTPELVQKTASRNVPASYGATQDSTNTAQAQWKQFFTDPNLTALIDTALQRNQELNISLQEIQISRNEVQIRKGEYLPFVGLGAKAETERPSRNTLQGATEEAISIKPEHRNPDPLPNYQVGAFASWEVDIWHKLRNSRKSAALRYLATVEGRNFTITNLISEIATSYYELLALDNQLAIVKQNIELQSNALELVRLQKESARTTELAVQRFEAQVHNTRSLQYTIQQRIIETENRINFLVGRYPQPIVRNDASFNDLLPTAVQTGVPAQLLQNRPDIRQAEQSLAATKLDVQIARANFYPSVRITGSAGFAAFKSGLLFSSPESMLFSLAGDLVAPLVNRNGIKAVYGNANAVQIQAAYQYERTILNAYVEVANQLASINNLAKSYDEKAKAVQALNQSATISNSLFRSARADYTEVLFTQRDALESKFDLIETRMQQLNATVNVYRALGGGWK; this comes from the coding sequence ATGCTTAAAAGACGCATCTATCAAGGCCTGAGCGCCGCCTTGCTCACGTTGGCGGTGGCGGGCTGCAAAACGCCTGAGCTGGTGCAGAAAACCGCCAGCCGCAACGTGCCTGCCAGCTACGGCGCCACGCAGGACTCTACCAACACGGCCCAGGCGCAGTGGAAGCAGTTTTTCACCGACCCCAACCTCACGGCCCTCATTGATACGGCCCTACAGCGCAATCAGGAGCTGAATATCTCGCTGCAGGAAATTCAGATTTCCCGCAACGAAGTACAGATTCGGAAAGGGGAATACCTGCCGTTCGTAGGCCTGGGCGCCAAGGCGGAAACCGAACGACCCAGCCGCAACACGCTGCAGGGCGCCACGGAAGAAGCCATCAGCATCAAGCCGGAACACCGCAACCCCGACCCGCTGCCGAACTACCAGGTGGGCGCTTTTGCCAGCTGGGAAGTGGATATCTGGCATAAACTGCGCAACTCCCGCAAGTCGGCGGCACTGCGCTACCTGGCCACTGTGGAGGGCCGCAATTTCACCATCACAAACCTGATTTCTGAAATTGCCACCTCCTATTATGAGTTGTTGGCTCTCGATAATCAGCTGGCCATTGTGAAGCAGAACATTGAGCTGCAGAGCAATGCGCTGGAATTGGTTCGGCTCCAGAAGGAATCGGCCCGGACTACGGAGTTGGCGGTGCAGCGTTTTGAGGCCCAGGTGCACAACACCCGGAGCCTGCAGTACACTATTCAGCAGCGCATTATTGAAACGGAAAACCGCATCAACTTCCTGGTAGGTCGGTATCCGCAGCCCATTGTCCGCAACGACGCCTCCTTCAACGACTTGCTACCAACAGCCGTTCAGACGGGCGTGCCGGCGCAGTTGCTGCAAAACCGCCCCGATATTCGGCAGGCAGAGCAGAGCTTGGCCGCCACGAAACTGGATGTGCAGATAGCCCGCGCCAACTTCTACCCGTCGGTGCGCATTACCGGATCCGCAGGTTTCGCGGCGTTCAAGTCGGGCCTTTTGTTCTCGTCGCCTGAGTCGATGCTGTTCTCGTTGGCCGGCGATCTGGTAGCGCCGTTGGTTAACCGAAACGGCATAAAAGCAGTGTACGGCAACGCCAATGCGGTCCAGATTCAGGCCGCGTACCAATATGAGCGCACCATACTGAACGCATACGTGGAGGTGGCCAACCAGCTAGCCAGCATCAACAACCTGGCAAAGAGCTACGATGAAAAGGCCAAAGCCGTGCAGGCCCTGAATCAATCGGCTACCATCTCCAACAGCCTGTTCCGCTCCGCCCGCGCCGACTACACGGAAGTTCTGTTTACCCAGCGGGACGCTTTGGAGTCAAAATTCGACCTGATCGAAACCCGCATGCAGCAGCTCAATGCCACGGTAAACGTGTATCGGGCCCTGGGCGGCGGCTGGAAATAA